Proteins from a single region of Dyadobacter fanqingshengii:
- a CDS encoding MFS transporter codes for MKSIEPNPIAVDASPAINTSQTVFPILLALSFCHLLNDTMQSLIPSIYPMVKESFQLNFTQIGFITFTFQVSASVLQPVVGAFTDKRPQPFALAVGMCFTLLGLISLSLANSFNLVLLSVGLIGVGSAVFHPEASRVARMASGGKHGMAQSLFQVGGNAGSSLGPLLAALILLPYGRFQVIWFSLVALLAIAILSWVGGWYKRSLEVVVAKKSVAKPANVSHLSSGKITFAIAILLLLIFSKYIYMASISSYFTFYLIHKFGVSIQNSQIYLFAFLFAVAAGTFIGGPVGDRIGRKYVIWISILGAAPFALLLPYVNLFWTGVLSCIIGLILSSAFSAILVYAQELIPGKVGMIAGLFFGFAFGIAGIGSAILGSVADKTSIEYVFWICSFLPLIGLLTGFLPNLEKSRAS; via the coding sequence ATGAAATCTATTGAACCAAATCCCATTGCTGTCGATGCAAGTCCGGCAATAAATACTTCGCAGACCGTTTTCCCTATTTTGCTTGCATTGAGCTTCTGCCATTTATTAAATGACACGATGCAATCATTAATTCCTTCCATTTATCCCATGGTGAAGGAATCTTTCCAGCTGAATTTTACACAAATTGGGTTCATCACATTCACATTTCAAGTGAGCGCTTCGGTACTGCAACCTGTGGTTGGTGCTTTTACCGATAAACGGCCGCAACCATTTGCATTGGCCGTAGGAATGTGTTTTACTTTACTCGGATTAATTTCCTTGTCTCTTGCAAACAGCTTTAATCTTGTTCTGCTTTCAGTTGGATTGATCGGCGTTGGTTCTGCCGTATTTCATCCTGAGGCTTCCCGTGTGGCGCGAATGGCTTCGGGTGGAAAGCATGGTATGGCGCAGTCGCTGTTTCAAGTGGGAGGCAATGCGGGCAGCTCGCTTGGGCCTTTGCTTGCGGCGTTGATTCTGTTGCCTTATGGACGTTTTCAGGTGATCTGGTTTTCGCTGGTTGCGCTTTTGGCAATCGCCATTTTGTCCTGGGTGGGCGGCTGGTATAAGCGGAGCCTGGAAGTGGTTGTTGCCAAAAAATCAGTGGCTAAGCCGGCCAACGTGTCCCATCTTTCGAGCGGGAAAATCACCTTTGCCATTGCCATATTACTGCTTTTGATTTTCTCAAAATACATTTACATGGCCAGCATTTCCAGTTATTTTACTTTTTACCTCATTCATAAATTCGGCGTGTCCATTCAGAATTCGCAGATTTACCTATTCGCATTTTTGTTTGCCGTGGCTGCAGGAACATTCATTGGCGGGCCTGTTGGGGACAGAATTGGCAGGAAATATGTGATCTGGATTTCAATCCTGGGTGCAGCGCCATTCGCTTTGCTGCTTCCATACGTAAATTTATTCTGGACCGGCGTTTTGAGCTGCATTATCGGGCTTATTCTTTCTTCCGCTTTTTCAGCAATATTGGTTTATGCGCAAGAACTCATTCCGGGAAAAGTCGGCATGATCGCAGGTCTGTTTTTCGGCTTTGCTTTCGGCATCGCTGGAATCGGCTCAGCCATTTTGGGCAGCGTAGCCGACAAAACCAGCATTGAATACGTCTTCTGGATTTGCTCGTTTTTACCGCTTATCGGGCTATTGACAGGATTTCTGCCGAATTTAGAGAAGAGTAGGGCTTCTTAG
- a CDS encoding SDR family NAD(P)-dependent oxidoreductase — MSRIALITGATSGIGKATAQLFAGAGIDLILCGRRQERLDEVSELSTKVKVTTLVFDVRDKGAVIAMIGSLPDDWKNIDILVNNAGNAHGMGSLDEGDTDDWDAMIDGNVKGLLYVSKAVIPLMLEKGAGHIVNISSIAGKQTYINGAVYCASKAAVEVLSEGMRLELTQHGIKVTNVAPGAVETEFSLVRFKGDENRAEKVYEGFDPLQASDIADAILYAINAPSRVTIADITILAGAQSAATTIHRK; from the coding sequence ATGTCTCGAATTGCATTAATTACCGGAGCCACATCCGGAATTGGAAAGGCGACTGCGCAGTTATTTGCAGGTGCCGGAATTGATCTCATCCTTTGCGGCCGCCGTCAGGAGCGGTTAGATGAAGTTTCTGAATTATCAACCAAAGTAAAAGTTACTACGCTGGTTTTCGATGTGCGTGACAAGGGCGCGGTGATCGCGATGATCGGGTCGTTGCCGGATGATTGGAAAAATATTGACATTCTGGTCAATAACGCTGGAAATGCGCATGGCATGGGATCATTGGATGAAGGTGATACGGACGATTGGGATGCAATGATTGATGGAAATGTAAAAGGTCTGCTTTATGTTTCAAAAGCGGTAATCCCGTTAATGCTGGAAAAAGGAGCCGGTCACATTGTCAACATCAGCTCTATCGCTGGCAAGCAAACTTATATTAATGGTGCCGTTTACTGCGCATCCAAGGCCGCGGTCGAGGTTTTGAGTGAAGGAATGCGCCTCGAATTGACGCAACATGGCATTAAGGTAACCAATGTTGCACCCGGCGCTGTGGAAACTGAGTTTTCATTGGTCCGTTTCAAAGGCGACGAAAACCGGGCGGAAAAGGTTTACGAAGGATTTGATCCATTGCAGGCTTCCGACATTGCCGATGCCATTCTTTACGCGATAAATGCTCCGAGCAGGGTTACCATTGCAGATATTACAATTTTAGCTGGTGCGCAATCTGCCGCAACGACGATTCACCGGAAGTAA
- a CDS encoding peptidoglycan DD-metalloendopeptidase family protein yields MLALREILKKHDGFARIINSAKPFKRLDFSASNEALLTRDLSETSVFSQFVFEDMLDRNTFVGFGGYGENRVIYRQRKHFNNEEEEPRSIHLGTDIWADAGEPIYAPLNARVHSFAFNDHYGDYGPTIILAHTLDNVTFYTLYGHLSLKSLDGLYPGKNISSNEAFAAIGSYPENGDWPPHLHFQIIQDIGNNKGDFPGVSSIQNQEHYLNLCPDPNLILRIAENDAPD; encoded by the coding sequence ATGCTGGCACTTCGGGAAATTTTAAAGAAACATGACGGCTTTGCACGTATAATCAACAGCGCAAAGCCGTTTAAAAGACTGGACTTTTCTGCATCCAATGAAGCACTCCTAACAAGAGATTTATCTGAAACCTCTGTTTTTTCTCAGTTTGTATTTGAAGATATGCTTGACAGAAACACTTTCGTAGGATTCGGAGGCTATGGCGAAAACCGCGTTATTTACCGTCAGCGCAAGCATTTTAATAACGAAGAGGAAGAACCGAGAAGCATTCACCTCGGCACGGACATTTGGGCGGATGCGGGAGAACCCATATATGCACCCCTCAATGCGAGAGTACACAGTTTCGCATTTAACGATCATTACGGCGACTACGGCCCAACCATCATTCTCGCCCACACATTAGACAATGTTACGTTTTACACACTTTACGGACATTTGTCGCTTAAATCGCTCGACGGATTATACCCTGGTAAAAACATTTCATCAAACGAAGCGTTCGCAGCCATAGGCTCTTACCCAGAAAATGGCGACTGGCCACCGCATCTGCATTTCCAGATCATCCAAGATATAGGCAATAACAAAGGCGACTTTCCAGGTGTAAGCAGCATTCAAAATCAGGAGCACTATTTAAATCTCTGCCCCGATCCGAATCTGATATTGAGGATCGCTGAGAATGACGCACCCGACTAA
- a CDS encoding zinc-dependent metalloprotease produces MRLIRYFLLAGIIFLFTTTTYAQKKKKKEKQEDVKIDKAVDAVATAVKEKLKDDRKKGPKAFKDLIDTSAVSQKGMISVHKMDEKWYFEIPDSLLDKDIMAVTRYAKTAAGGGIFGGEEVNRQMIRWEKGMDHNLLLRSVTVVVASPDSTKPIFQAVKNSNSDPIIGVFEIKAVKKEPGAKSSVIDVTDFFNADNQVFSLSAISKQLLKLTAFKKEASYIEKIRSFPINTEIRTVKTFSVTPQLLSTSPGPSIGQYLPSGLDAGVVTLEMNTSLILLPEKPMRKRIFDSRVGYFANQYAIFGEESQRSDTEVFAVRWRLEPKNAEEAKRQQNGELIEPKKPIVYYIDPATPEKWRKYLRAGVDDWQEAFEKAGWKNAIRGEYWPENDTTMSLEDARYSVIRYFAADIQNAYGPNVHDPRSGEILESHIGWYHNVMRLLRNWYIIQAGAVDPKARTKKFDDELMGQLVRFVSSHEIGHTLGLRHNMGASSATPVEKLRDKDWIEKHGHTASIMDYARFNYVAQPEDSITNLFPRIGDYDKWAIQWGYSNFMDAKDVKSEKQLLNAMTKEAYRDSRLHFGTEISPYDPRYQTEDLSDNAMKASEYGIKNLKRILPNLIEWSREDGESYKELDEIYNNVIQQYRRYLGHVMKNVGGIYDNPITYDMEGSTFETVPKSTQQEAVAFLNNQLFKTPSWLLDQNILSKIKPETGVEAIKALQEYALTTLFAGDRAVRLMETGISSKNYTLDDLFTDLESGIWLETKTGKSIDLHRRNLQKVYIEKLVDLLKPGKTNVLSVPVGVTYGYSTRVVELEKTDLPSVARAHLETLKASLQPAIAKSTDKITKYHLQDVLQRIKMALDPK; encoded by the coding sequence ATGAGATTAATTCGTTACTTCCTCCTTGCAGGAATCATATTCCTGTTTACCACAACCACTTACGCACAGAAGAAGAAAAAGAAAGAAAAACAGGAAGACGTCAAAATTGACAAAGCGGTGGACGCTGTCGCTACGGCGGTGAAAGAAAAGCTCAAAGACGACAGAAAAAAGGGCCCGAAAGCATTCAAGGACCTTATTGACACCAGCGCAGTAAGCCAGAAGGGAATGATATCCGTTCACAAAATGGATGAAAAATGGTATTTCGAAATCCCCGATTCGCTGCTTGATAAAGACATTATGGCCGTTACACGCTATGCAAAAACAGCTGCCGGCGGTGGCATTTTTGGTGGGGAAGAAGTCAACCGGCAAATGATCCGCTGGGAAAAGGGCATGGACCATAATTTGTTATTGCGATCTGTGACTGTGGTCGTTGCGAGCCCGGACAGCACCAAACCGATTTTCCAGGCTGTAAAAAATTCGAACTCTGATCCGATCATTGGGGTTTTTGAAATAAAGGCTGTAAAAAAGGAGCCTGGTGCAAAATCATCTGTCATTGACGTAACGGATTTCTTTAATGCTGATAATCAAGTGTTTTCACTAAGTGCTATCAGTAAGCAGCTTTTAAAACTTACGGCATTTAAAAAAGAGGCGTCCTACATTGAGAAAATCCGGTCTTTTCCAATTAATACAGAAATCCGGACTGTGAAGACGTTTTCTGTAACGCCTCAACTTCTTTCCACCTCGCCAGGGCCTTCAATCGGTCAATACTTGCCTTCCGGGCTTGACGCAGGCGTGGTGACTCTGGAAATGAACACTTCGCTGATCCTGCTGCCTGAAAAGCCCATGCGGAAAAGGATTTTTGATAGTCGGGTAGGTTATTTTGCCAACCAATATGCCATTTTTGGAGAAGAGTCTCAAAGATCTGATACAGAGGTTTTTGCAGTTAGATGGCGATTAGAGCCGAAGAATGCAGAAGAGGCAAAACGGCAGCAAAACGGTGAATTAATCGAACCAAAAAAACCAATCGTTTACTATATCGATCCTGCTACGCCTGAAAAATGGCGCAAATATCTTAGAGCCGGCGTGGACGATTGGCAGGAAGCATTTGAAAAAGCAGGCTGGAAAAATGCGATCCGGGGCGAATACTGGCCCGAGAATGATACGACTATGAGCCTGGAAGATGCACGTTACTCTGTAATCCGGTATTTCGCTGCGGATATTCAGAATGCGTACGGGCCTAATGTACATGATCCGAGAAGCGGCGAAATTCTGGAAAGTCATATTGGCTGGTATCACAATGTCATGCGTCTCCTGCGCAACTGGTACATTATCCAGGCGGGTGCGGTGGATCCGAAAGCCCGCACCAAAAAGTTTGATGATGAGCTCATGGGCCAGCTTGTGCGTTTTGTTTCTTCCCATGAAATCGGCCATACCTTAGGACTAAGGCATAATATGGGCGCAAGCTCAGCAACACCGGTTGAAAAACTGCGTGATAAGGATTGGATAGAAAAACATGGCCACACTGCTTCAATCATGGATTATGCGCGGTTTAATTACGTTGCCCAGCCCGAGGACAGCATTACCAATCTTTTTCCGAGAATAGGGGATTATGACAAATGGGCAATCCAGTGGGGTTACAGCAATTTTATGGATGCCAAAGATGTGAAATCCGAAAAACAGCTGTTAAATGCCATGACCAAGGAGGCTTACAGGGATTCTCGCCTGCATTTCGGAACGGAAATTAGCCCTTATGACCCGCGTTACCAGACCGAAGATTTGAGTGACAATGCAATGAAAGCCTCGGAATACGGGATTAAAAACCTGAAAAGAATTCTTCCAAATCTGATCGAATGGAGCCGTGAGGATGGTGAAAGTTATAAGGAGCTGGACGAGATCTACAACAATGTTATCCAACAATATCGCCGCTATCTGGGCCACGTCATGAAGAATGTGGGCGGGATTTATGATAATCCAATAACGTATGATATGGAAGGTTCAACCTTTGAAACTGTGCCAAAGTCGACTCAGCAAGAGGCCGTTGCGTTCCTGAACAACCAGTTATTTAAAACGCCTTCGTGGTTGTTAGACCAAAATATTTTGAGTAAAATCAAGCCCGAAACCGGTGTTGAGGCGATTAAAGCATTGCAAGAATATGCATTAACGACGCTCTTCGCAGGCGACCGCGCAGTGAGGTTAATGGAGACAGGAATTTCCAGCAAAAACTACACGCTGGATGATCTTTTCACAGATCTGGAAAGCGGAATCTGGTTGGAAACAAAGACAGGGAAAAGCATTGATCTGCATCGCAGAAACTTGCAGAAGGTGTATATCGAGAAATTGGTTGATTTATTGAAACCAGGCAAAACCAATGTGCTCTCTGTTCCCGTTGGCGTTACTTACGGTTATTCTACAAGGGTTGTTGAGCTTGAAAAAACCGATTTACCTTCCGTTGCAAGAGCACATTTGGAGACATTAAAAGCTTCCTTGCAGCCCGCTATCGCGAAATCGACGGATAAAATCACAAAATATCACTTGCAGGATGTTTTGCAGCGGATCAAAATGGCGCTGGATCCAAAATAA
- a CDS encoding tyrosine-type recombinase/integrase — protein MITLFIDFLKFEKRASVHTIKSYQTDLDQFQKYLLFQYELDKPQEAKAPMLRSWVVSLMEEGMNPSSINRKIASLRTFFGFLKRKNAISQDPTKILSALKTRKKLPAFVEEKSMEMLFQPDTFTEDFEGVRDRTIMELLYGSGIRLAELVSLEINDLNLPARTIRVFGKRSKERVVPISTSLANLLFQYLTLRAPEEDTNVLILTNSGKAVYPVFVQRTVGKYLSAVTTLSQKSPHVLRHTYATHLLNRGADLNAIKELLGHANLAATQIYTHNSIEKLKKTHQQAHPKA, from the coding sequence ATGATTACGTTATTCATTGATTTTCTGAAATTCGAAAAACGCGCCAGCGTCCACACGATCAAATCTTACCAGACGGACCTGGACCAGTTTCAGAAATATCTGTTGTTTCAATATGAGCTGGATAAACCGCAGGAAGCAAAGGCTCCAATGCTTCGGTCCTGGGTTGTTAGTCTGATGGAAGAGGGCATGAACCCATCTTCGATCAATCGTAAAATTGCTTCACTACGAACATTCTTTGGGTTTTTGAAGAGAAAGAATGCCATTTCTCAGGATCCTACCAAAATTCTTTCTGCGCTTAAAACGCGCAAGAAACTTCCTGCTTTTGTGGAAGAAAAATCCATGGAAATGCTTTTCCAGCCCGATACTTTCACGGAGGACTTCGAAGGGGTGCGGGACCGAACGATCATGGAATTGCTGTATGGGAGCGGAATCCGGCTTGCAGAGTTGGTGTCTCTTGAAATAAATGACCTGAATCTTCCGGCGAGAACAATTCGCGTGTTTGGAAAAAGGTCGAAGGAGCGCGTTGTGCCTATTTCCACTTCGCTGGCCAATCTGCTGTTTCAGTATCTAACATTGCGCGCGCCAGAGGAGGATACGAATGTTTTAATATTAACCAATTCAGGGAAAGCCGTTTATCCGGTTTTTGTACAAAGAACTGTTGGCAAATATTTATCCGCAGTTACAACATTATCACAAAAAAGCCCGCACGTGCTGCGTCATACGTATGCAACGCATTTGCTTAATCGCGGCGCCGATTTAAATGCGATTAAAGAACTTTTGGGGCATGCAAATCTGGCCGCCACGCAGATCTACACGCATAACTCCATCGAAAAGCTCAAAAAAACACATCAACAAGCCCATCCAAAAGCCTGA
- a CDS encoding Ppx/GppA phosphatase family protein yields the protein MSSRLGIIDLGTNTFHLLIVDKSGNAVTNIFHESRPARIGLGGINKKIITQEALQRALTVLDYFREKLDEFGVSNENTFAFGTSAIRNAENQADFCAEILSKTGIAITVIDGNREAEYIYNGVRHGADIGDMPSLIMDIGGGSVEFIIGNKSQIFWKQSFEIGGQRLMEKFMRNDPLSQADRKNLYNYFEESLIPLANAVHQYSPDKLVGSSGTFDTLVDIDFHFRLNNWPPKSQTDFPLPLEEFYRAYALILSGNHDDRMQIPGMIELRVDMIVVAVCLIDYVLKSYAIKKIQISSYALKEGVVAELLSK from the coding sequence ATGAGCTCGCGACTGGGAATTATTGACTTAGGGACAAATACTTTTCACCTGCTCATTGTGGACAAAAGCGGAAATGCTGTCACCAATATTTTTCATGAAAGCAGGCCAGCCCGGATCGGACTAGGCGGAATCAACAAAAAGATCATTACGCAGGAAGCCCTACAACGTGCGTTAACGGTCCTGGATTATTTCCGGGAAAAGCTGGATGAGTTTGGTGTGAGTAATGAAAATACTTTCGCCTTTGGAACCAGCGCAATCCGTAATGCGGAAAACCAGGCTGATTTTTGCGCAGAAATTCTTTCCAAAACAGGCATTGCGATTACCGTTATCGACGGAAATCGGGAAGCGGAATACATCTATAATGGCGTCCGACACGGCGCAGACATAGGGGATATGCCATCCTTAATCATGGATATTGGCGGTGGAAGCGTGGAATTTATCATTGGTAACAAATCGCAAATTTTCTGGAAGCAAAGTTTTGAGATCGGTGGGCAACGACTGATGGAAAAATTCATGCGCAATGATCCGCTTTCCCAGGCTGACAGAAAAAACCTTTATAATTATTTCGAAGAAAGCTTAATTCCCCTGGCTAATGCCGTTCACCAATATTCTCCCGACAAGCTGGTCGGTTCTTCGGGGACGTTCGATACATTGGTTGACATTGATTTTCATTTCCGCCTCAACAACTGGCCGCCCAAAAGCCAGACCGATTTCCCATTGCCTCTGGAAGAATTTTACCGGGCCTATGCGCTCATTCTCTCCGGGAATCACGACGACAGAATGCAGATTCCAGGGATGATCGAGCTCCGCGTCGACATGATCGTAGTGGCAGTTTGTCTAATTGATTATGTGCTCAAAAGCTACGCAATCAAGAAGATACAGATTTCAAGTTATGCTTTGAAAGAAGGCGTCGTTGCCGAATTGTTATCTAAATAA
- a CDS encoding phosphoenolpyruvate carboxylase, translating to MNNSFQDAVVTKYNIFNSLFLSLPYRGIFQTGSLLPILTQQSEIGFQEGKSPREIIEHFFSELLETATPKERADLLFAFIQYIERQVVLFDSVEDAAFDQTHDLTGKGSVNYLTDRLDNDELRKKLLTKLEDFSVRIVLTAHPTQFYSGKVLGIINDLEDAIKENDFTEVNQLLLQLGKTAFINHEKPTPFDEAVSLCWFLENVYYDAIPSILEKLINGLGMSVHDWPYPNVYRLGFWPGGDRDGNPFVNPEITLQVAARLRETLLRGYYRDLRQLKRRLTFKGVDEAISLAERKMNSTIFGPFEEGYNNAQELIDEFLKAREVLVSKHQGLFVELLDNFILKLNIFGFFFASLDVRQDSRKHGKAWEDILKRLEKKIPLLKYSDYESWDEAKKIDLLLSLNIPLRDEDYEDELTKDILGSIRAIKTIQEKNGEKGAHRYVISNNTSALNVMQVVALAKNLIADESGKLALDVVPLFETVDDLANAPEIMRSLYESEYYRNHLQNRENHQTIMVGFSDGTKDGGYLRANWSIYRAKEELTKVSREFGIKVTFFDGRGGPPARGGGNNHNFYSSLGTDIEDKEIQLTVQGQTISSNYGTVTTAMYNLERLFTAGLENHLFRGNRVEDELTADDKVLIEEMAALAYDSYLDLKNHPMFVKYLDKKTPLRFYGQTNIGSRPTKRGNDDEGLKFEDLRAIPFVGSWAQMKQNVPGFYGFGTAIEQMSNEGKKEEIKQLYKKSLFFRTLIENSMQSLSKAFFPATKYLRDEADYKEFWDKMYNEFLLTRDQLLEVSGQRELLDSNNVTKVSIKTRERIVLPLITIQQYALQMLAEDPKNLPVDVETYNQLIMRAMFGIINAARNSA from the coding sequence ATGAATAACAGTTTCCAGGACGCGGTTGTAACGAAGTACAATATTTTTAATAGTCTTTTTCTGAGTTTGCCTTACCGGGGCATTTTTCAGACGGGATCATTACTCCCCATACTAACGCAGCAAAGTGAGATCGGATTTCAAGAGGGAAAATCGCCCAGGGAGATTATAGAGCACTTTTTTTCTGAATTATTAGAAACTGCTACGCCAAAGGAAAGGGCTGATCTGCTTTTTGCCTTCATTCAGTACATTGAAAGGCAAGTTGTACTTTTCGACTCTGTGGAGGACGCTGCATTTGATCAGACCCATGACCTTACAGGCAAAGGATCGGTTAATTATCTGACGGATCGCCTGGATAATGATGAGCTTAGAAAAAAGCTGCTGACCAAGCTGGAAGATTTCAGTGTCAGGATCGTGTTAACTGCGCACCCGACGCAATTTTATTCCGGTAAAGTGTTGGGAATCATTAATGATCTGGAAGATGCAATCAAAGAAAATGACTTTACGGAAGTAAACCAATTGCTTTTGCAATTGGGTAAAACCGCATTCATTAATCACGAAAAGCCCACGCCTTTTGATGAAGCTGTGAGCCTTTGCTGGTTTTTGGAAAATGTATATTACGACGCAATTCCATCCATTCTTGAAAAACTCATCAATGGGCTTGGCATGAGCGTACACGACTGGCCTTATCCGAATGTTTATCGATTAGGCTTCTGGCCGGGAGGTGACCGCGATGGAAACCCGTTCGTCAATCCTGAAATCACATTGCAAGTGGCTGCGAGACTGCGCGAAACGCTTTTGAGAGGTTACTATCGCGATTTGCGGCAATTAAAGCGCAGGCTGACATTCAAAGGAGTGGACGAGGCGATCAGTTTGGCTGAACGTAAGATGAACAGCACGATTTTCGGCCCGTTTGAAGAGGGTTATAACAATGCGCAGGAGTTGATCGATGAGTTCCTCAAAGCCCGCGAAGTGCTGGTTTCCAAGCACCAGGGACTATTTGTGGAGTTGCTTGACAATTTTATCCTCAAATTAAACATTTTCGGATTCTTCTTTGCGAGTCTGGATGTGCGTCAGGACAGCCGGAAGCATGGTAAGGCTTGGGAAGATATCCTTAAAAGACTTGAGAAAAAGATTCCTTTGCTGAAATACAGCGATTACGAAAGCTGGGACGAGGCGAAAAAAATAGACCTGCTGCTTTCATTGAACATTCCATTGCGGGATGAAGATTACGAAGATGAACTGACGAAAGATATTTTAGGATCTATTCGTGCGATTAAAACGATCCAGGAAAAGAATGGTGAAAAAGGGGCTCACCGTTATGTGATCAGCAATAACACATCTGCATTAAATGTCATGCAAGTGGTAGCGCTGGCCAAAAACCTCATTGCCGATGAAAGCGGAAAGCTTGCACTGGACGTCGTTCCGCTTTTCGAAACGGTTGATGACCTGGCCAATGCGCCTGAAATCATGCGGTCATTATACGAAAGTGAGTATTATCGTAATCATTTGCAAAATCGTGAAAACCATCAAACCATTATGGTTGGGTTTTCTGATGGAACAAAAGACGGCGGTTACCTGCGTGCAAACTGGTCGATTTACCGTGCTAAGGAAGAGTTAACGAAAGTTTCCCGTGAATTTGGTATCAAAGTCACATTCTTCGACGGTCGCGGAGGCCCTCCTGCGCGTGGAGGCGGCAATAACCACAACTTTTATTCTTCGTTAGGAACTGATATCGAGGATAAGGAAATTCAGTTAACCGTTCAGGGACAGACAATTAGTTCAAATTACGGAACGGTAACAACTGCGATGTATAATCTGGAAAGATTGTTTACAGCCGGTTTGGAAAACCACCTTTTCAGAGGCAACCGCGTTGAAGACGAATTGACGGCGGATGACAAAGTTCTGATTGAGGAAATGGCTGCTTTGGCTTATGACTCCTATTTGGATTTGAAAAATCATCCGATGTTTGTTAAATATCTGGACAAAAAGACCCCATTGCGTTTTTATGGACAAACCAACATTGGAAGTCGCCCTACAAAGCGGGGAAATGACGACGAAGGGCTGAAATTTGAAGATTTGCGTGCCATTCCTTTTGTGGGATCATGGGCTCAGATGAAGCAGAATGTTCCGGGCTTTTACGGCTTCGGAACGGCGATCGAGCAGATGAGTAATGAAGGTAAGAAGGAAGAGATCAAGCAGTTATACAAAAAATCGCTGTTTTTCAGGACGTTGATTGAAAATTCAATGCAATCCTTGTCAAAGGCATTTTTTCCTGCAACAAAATATCTTCGCGACGAGGCAGATTACAAGGAATTTTGGGACAAAATGTACAACGAGTTCCTGTTAACCCGCGACCAGTTGCTGGAAGTTTCCGGACAGAGAGAACTTCTGGACAGCAACAACGTCACTAAAGTCTCAATCAAAACCCGCGAAAGGATCGTTTTACCATTGATCACGATCCAGCAATATGCATTACAAATGCTCGCAGAGGATCCCAAGAATTTGCCAGTGGATGTGGAAACATATAATCAGCTGATCATGCGGGCGATGTTCGGAATTATCAACGCTGCGAGGAATTCGGCGTAG
- the rpsU gene encoding 30S ribosomal protein S21, whose translation MLIINIKDNESIDRALKRYKKKFERTGTMRQLRARTAFEKPSVRRRFEVLRAVYKEKTYGHLED comes from the coding sequence ATGCTTATTATAAACATTAAAGACAACGAATCGATTGACCGCGCTCTTAAGCGTTACAAGAAGAAATTTGAAAGAACTGGTACAATGCGCCAGCTTCGTGCTCGTACTGCTTTCGAAAAACCATCTGTTAGACGTCGTTTTGAAGTTCTGCGTGCCGTTTACAAAGAAAAAACTTACGGTCATTTAGAAGACTAG